The genomic DNA TTTTCATTTCTTCAGAGTCCCATGGAAGTCTATAACCCCTCAGACCGTGAGAACAACTTATTCGAACATTAGATGAGAAACGGCTCAAGTAGTTCACCCGCTTTGGGATGTCCGATCCCAACTTCAGGAAATCAATGAATCAGCAATATTCCTAAAGGCGAAGGCGTCAGTACATTTAAGTCGAGGTTTGGAACAGTCATCGAGCCTAAGCTGCTTCATCGCACCGAAAATACTCAATAGATATGGAATTGTGCCAGTCGAAGTGAACCCAATCAGTTAGCATCAATGGCGAAAGCAGCATTTACACTCACGGCATGAATGGCAAAACCTAACTTTGACCCGTTTGTTTAGCCACGTGTAACTGCTTGCGACTTCCCTTCAATCACCAAATTTCATACCGTACACACGTCTAACTACTTCTCGAGACATGTGCAGTCCCGTAATCCCTACAGTGAAGTTTATGGTGAGATTATCCCGTACGTAGTCGACTTTCTCATGGTCCAACAAGTTGACTATCAGGACCTTCTCTAACCTAACAGGTTATATTACGAACAACATCAAATTTTCTAAGccagaagaaggaaaaatgacaaaattgGAGTCTATTTTCCTCCGAGGAACAAAGCAACAGCCCACCGCAGAAAATTCTGCTTTGACATTTGCACCTAAAAGTCAACACAAACACGCATGAGAGATTGTTCGTGTTGTTTCCGTTCCATTCCATAAGATTAGTGCTGCGAGGCCGTTAAATAATCTCAGACACGGGTGAGGTCGATGTGAAAGCACGGATAATATGTCGAATGATGAGAGGGGATTGTACTCAGTAGAGGAACTTGCATCAGTATCGAACAGTAGAAGTAGAGAATGCATACCGGAGTCGGTTATGCGGAAGGAGGCAAAGCCAAGTTCATCAACGAAACCGGACAGCTGCAAAGTTCACACAGAAGATTCAGAGACAAAGACTATCAGAATCCGTATGCCAAAGCTGACTAATGAAGTCGGTGAAAGAGATGACTCCATATAGATTCTTATcatcattatatatacattgctAATGATAGACTTCAAAGACTGTTGGGTGTTGAAAAGAATTCcagcaaaagaaaaggacgTGTGAAGTCGTACTTTGAGTGGAATACTGATGCCACTTTTGACAAAATGGCAATAAGGCAAAATGGGACTGCAATAAAATGACTACTGTCTGTTCTGTGATGGTTTCATTACATGATGCTTTCGTCCAACCGTGGCCTGATATCTTTTGGTTCTTCCAAGCTTAGAGAAATGCGTTGGACCCTATTTGACCTTTACATAAGAAAGTTGCCGAGTGAAGGAAGGTATTCATCTAGCAGGTCTACTATGGTGCAAAATCAATCATCATGGCCACAGATATTGACGATTTCACAGCTCCCATGTCAATATTGGCACTTCAAAGTATCAGCAAGCTCTACCCACCAGCATAGTAGTCATGTTAATATGTTTCACTTTatgataagatatatataaacaacATTCCATGATTGCCGTTTAATGTCCAACCTTTTTGCAATGAAACATGCGTACTGTGAAGATGTTACTGCTCAATGCAAACATTCAGCCAAACATGGGAAGGCAATCAAAGGCACTTCCACCATTCTAAGCAGGCAATTTTTGTAAGTGTTGAAAACTGACAGTTATTCTCCTCTACCTGACAAAGCAATCAAGCCAAAGTCATGTTGTTTGCTGAGCATCAGACGATAACATCAGAGCAGCCAAAAGTGCAATTGTCGCAGTTTCTACACGAAGGCGATTTGGCCCAAGGCCAATTGCAGTGGCCCCTGCTTCTGTAAGTTGCTTCAATTCTTTCGCGGTGAAATCTGCAAAATTTTAAGCGTGCCCGAAGGCAATATTCAGGCTCCGATATGCAGAAAAAATAGCCATAAAGATGAAAGAGGAGCTCCAATATTATTAAAGCAACACTTCAATGGCAAAGTAAAGAATGAGTTCTTATACTAACCCCCTTCAGGTCCGACTATTAATAGACCATCAGATTTGAGTTCCAATGAAGTCAGTGCACTCATAAGAGGAGGGGCTTCTGCAACGGCCAGAAATGATAGCTTTGACTGGGAAACCTATGAAATGGAAGATATGATGCAACTCAGTCAAGGACGGTAAGCAACAAAAAGGCGAAGAAAAGAATGCAATTACAAAGAAATCATGAACCACATATATCAGCCATTGATCATTCATACTGGACTCAAATGCACATCCTCGGCTTCCCAGATTGCTTTCGCATACTGCACTAACTTCTATGAATATAGCTTACATAGCTTAAACTACACTGATGTTCAAACAACTGCAACGAAGAAGCAATTTGTTGCTTTAACAGTACAGAGATGAAAGACTCACTTTAGGTAGAACATCACTGATTTTTGTTGGAGGATGTACTACCATTTCATGCAGCCTTTGGCCTATTCACCATGAAGccaaaaaacaaatgaagaaacaaaaattatataagtTCTCCTGCCACACATGTAACAaaacagaaaggaaaaagcaTATGTTTCAGCACATATAAAGTAGCAATGAATCAACTATTCTGATACTCAACCACCCAAAGCAGAAATGTACCAACAAACAGGCAAGATATCACATTCCAATCTATCAAGTCAGTTTTTCTGAGATGGAAAGAGGTGGTTCCTTCAACTAGAATGCACATTGACAATGTCGAAACTGGACTTACATTGCTTTGACGCAGCCAAGATAACACGTTCCAACCTATCGACTCGATTTTCTGAGATAGAAGGAGATCGTTCAGTCAACAGCGCGGTTACGCTACTAGCCCCAAGTTCCTGAGAGAGCCCAACAGAATGGggaaaaataattagaaatcTGAActaacagaaaagaaaagagttttacttacccagaaaaaaaaaaaaagaaaagaagagttACAggtcaaaataaataagttaaAATTCTAATTAGCATGTACATACGGCACATTTCTCCACAAGCCAGTCAGCTCGACCACCCTTTAATGTTCCTAGACAAAGGTAATCatcaaattgataaaatgattTATCAGTGCCATAGCATGTTAGTAACACTGAAAAGTGCactttctaaaaaaaattaaagcacTAAATTGACTGCTCAATGCTTGGAATAACTCACCTAAAGCAGCAACTACATGCCATTGGGGACTAGGAGGACTGACCAATTTTGGGTCCTCCAGAGCAACAAAGTCCACACCTGCACGGTCAATGCACTGAATGCACCCGCTCACTAAGCCTCCTTTTCCATTGAAGAGCTCTACCCTTGCATAGGGATCATGAGGAAATTCAGAGACAAAATTATTCTTGAAATTGTCCTCTCTGACACTAGGTCTACTCATTCCAAGTATATTAACAAATCTGACGTTGGTCTTGGAAAGGTGTTGTTACTGGAATTACAGGAATCAGGTGGGGAAGAAATAAGGATCCCTAACAGGTCTCATTGACTCCATGAAAAACATATAACACCCTGGATTAGCTATTAAGTAATCATGAGAGACAGGGTGCGCCCTGATGGTCAACAACTACCTCAGTGACGAAACAAATGATATTTGATCAAAAACCAACTCACGCAGCCATTAAAATGGGGGGCACACAAGGATCAAAATTatcaagaaatatataataaacaaGCACTCCCCCAACAAAGTGATCCTCTGACGTAGGTACAAGAGTAGGCGAGTTGCAAGTGACAACAAGAGGACTCAAGAATAAGTCTATATCTTCATGAAGCGACACAGACACAGACAAGATGCACCAGAGAAGACTAAGAATAGGAGTCATAAGCACAGGAACCACATTCTTAAGTCCTTCTAATCAAGCAAAATTCCTGCCGGAATTACCTGTCATTTGTTGTTAATCTTAAGACTCTGGTCATATGAAAGAACTCATCACCTTGCACACGGACCACTCCACCCTGCATTTTCATCCAAAGAAGAGAAACCACATTGACATTCACTCGAAGATTTTTCAAGTCGGAAACTATGAAATCAGAGGAATAAACCGAACCGGTGAAGtgataaagaagaaaaatgcaGCAAAAAGAacactttttttcttatcatACGAGGAAGAGATATCTCCAGAATTCAATATAAGTGCAGCTAGAGAAGCTCAGACAGAGAGCGAGAGAGTGCCTTAGAACGAGGGAGAACTTCGGAGAAGAAGCGAGGGAGACCACCGCGAGACTGGTCCCATAAATCCGATGAGCTCGAGAATGCTCGAACTGGGAGCGTCCTTGAGCTGAACCGCCGCCAACAGTCGGCAATAGCTGCCAGACGAGGCCGTATGGGCGGGAGAACTTGCATCTGAGACTCGAATCACGAGATTCTAGAGCTGAATTTCAGTTTCTCCGTACTTTCTCCCACTTGGGCTCGGCCGGGAAGCTCTTGCGGCACGGATTTTCCCGGGGAGTTGAACCCTGCAACGGTGACGGCGCGCTCCCCGGCGGCCGACTTATGGAAATGGAACTTCTTTGGGCGGAAGCTGAAAGAGCTTAACGCTGTCGTTTCATggcttttctttctctctgtatttttttccccttttgggATAAGTATTTGATGTTACGAGTACCATGGTATCCGGAAATACAACGAACCTCAGTTAATCCAGTTTGAGCCGACTCAGCCAAATAGGAATTAAACTCTTCCGgcatatattttcttcattcacgtGACTCGAGCTCGAAATTTTACTTCGTCGAGCAATTTAAATCGATCTATGTGAGTTGCCTTATTTCCCTTATCGCTCTTTGACATTTACGGCGGACTATTTCTTCACAATATcgattaaattaagaaaaataattgaatgaGAAAGAAAGTGTAGTACGAattacaatatattttttttcttgtgaaAATTAAGAAGTTTTTTAAGTGATTTCACCTTCGATTTTAATAAGTTTAATTTTAGTCTAATTTTAGGTAAGTATTGTATTAAAAGTATTTCTCGACACTACGCTTTTAcaattcctttcctttctaGATATTATAATCTACTTCGTTTTATTTCAAACTTTTCACGACGTAATCCTATTCGATTGAGTAATTTAATGAACAAACTTCACCGTAtcattttaccaaaaaaaattatgggaaaaaaaaaagaatatatgttGCA from Punica granatum isolate Tunisia-2019 chromosome 2, ASM765513v2, whole genome shotgun sequence includes the following:
- the LOC116198125 gene encoding uncharacterized protein LOC116198125 isoform X2; this translates as MTELFNGKGGLVSGCIQCIDRAGVDFVALEDPKLVSPPSPQWHVVAALGTLKGGRADWLVEKCAELGASSVTALLTERSPSISENRVDRLERVILAASKQCQRLHEMVVHPPTKISDVLPKVSQSKLSFLAVAEAPPLMSALTSLELKSDGLLIVGPEGDFTAKELKQLTEAGATAIGLGPNRLRVETATIALLAALMLSSDAQQTT
- the LOC116198125 gene encoding uncharacterized protein LOC116198125 isoform X1, giving the protein MQVLPPIRPRLAAIADCWRRFSSRTLPVRAFSSSSDLWDQSRGGLPRFFSEVLPRSKGGVVRVQGDEFFHMTRVLRLTTNDRVELFNGKGGLVSGCIQCIDRAGVDFVALEDPKLVSPPSPQWHVVAALGTLKGGRADWLVEKCAELGASSVTALLTERSPSISENRVDRLERVILAASKQCQRLHEMVVHPPTKISDVLPKVSQSKLSFLAVAEAPPLMSALTSLELKSDGLLIVGPEGDFTAKELKQLTEAGATAIGLGPNRLRVETATIALLAALMLSSDAQQTT